A window from Gottschalkiaceae bacterium SANA encodes these proteins:
- a CDS encoding class I SAM-dependent methyltransferase, with amino-acid sequence MKKKIEEMASFFDARADGYDQHMRDNIQGFVKYYQALAKPIEGRGDAFRILDLGCGTGLEFPYLFEAAPQALITGMDISEEMMREGSKTHRAFGDQIQWTRGSYVTDPLGKLEYKVILSSMTMHHFFVHEKRKIYQKIFDAVKMGGIYIEGDYMVSSDEEVAALARYFEQTENSEGAEIGKFHLDIPFSVKRQVMLLKSVGFDPVRVIYRTTTNAVLVASKLKK; translated from the coding sequence TTGAAAAAGAAAATTGAGGAAATGGCATCGTTCTTTGATGCGCGAGCTGATGGATATGATCAGCATATGCGAGACAATATTCAGGGTTTTGTTAAATATTACCAAGCTTTGGCAAAACCGATTGAGGGAAGAGGCGATGCGTTTCGCATCCTTGATTTAGGTTGTGGAACGGGGCTGGAATTTCCCTATCTATTTGAAGCGGCACCGCAAGCATTGATTACAGGAATGGATATCTCGGAGGAGATGATGCGGGAAGGCTCAAAGACCCATCGAGCCTTTGGAGATCAGATTCAATGGACACGAGGCTCTTATGTGACAGATCCATTGGGGAAATTGGAGTATAAGGTGATTCTCTCTTCCATGACTATGCATCATTTCTTTGTCCATGAGAAGAGAAAGATCTATCAGAAGATTTTCGACGCAGTGAAGATGGGGGGCATATACATCGAAGGTGATTATATGGTTTCATCGGATGAGGAAGTAGCGGCCTTGGCACGTTACTTTGAGCAGACTGAGAATAGTGAAGGGGCGGAAATTGGAAAATTTCATTTGGATATTCCTTTTTCGGTTAAAAGGCAGGTCATGCTTTTAAAAAGCGTTGGTTTCGATCCGGTACGAGTGATTTACAGGACTACAACGAATGCTGTTTTGGTGGCAAGTAAGCTGAAGAAGTGA